In Blautia wexlerae DSM 19850, a single window of DNA contains:
- the ylxM gene encoding YlxM family DNA-binding protein, whose product MEKFVEQGYLYDFYGELLTERQQQVYESVVLEDYSLSEVAEDLGISRQGVHDMIKRCNKTLEEYEQKLHLVEKFLNIRAQVKQIRVLAREYHSDEIVNISNEILEEL is encoded by the coding sequence ATGGAGAAGTTTGTAGAGCAAGGTTATTTATATGATTTTTATGGAGAACTTCTGACAGAGAGACAGCAGCAGGTTTATGAGAGCGTGGTGCTGGAGGATTACTCGCTGAGTGAAGTTGCAGAGGATTTGGGCATCAGCAGACAGGGTGTGCATGATATGATCAAGAGATGCAACAAGACCCTTGAAGAGTATGAACAGAAGCTTCATCTTGTAGAGAAATTCCTGAATATACGGGCGCAGGTAAAGCAGATCCGTGTACTTGCCCGGGAATATCATTCCGATGAAATTGTAAATATTTCCAATGAGATTTTAGAGGAGTTATAA
- the ffh gene encoding signal recognition particle protein — MAFESLTDKLQNVFKKLRSKGRLTEEDVKLALKEVKMALLEADVNFKVVKQFTKSVQEQAIGQDVMSGLNPGQMVIKIVNDELVKLMGSETTDLPLRPGNEITVFMMAGLQGAGKTTTVAKLAGKLKSKGKKPLLVACDVYRPAAITQLQVNGEKQGVEVFSMGDKQKPVDIAKAAIEHAKANQQNVVLIDTAGRLHVDEDMMQELADIKANIQVDATILIVDAMTGQDAVNVASTFADKVGIDGVILTKMDGDTRGGAALSIKAVTGKPILYVGMGEKLSDLEQFYPERMASRILGMGDVMSLIEKAEASIDKEQAQDMQKKLKKMDFDFNDYLTSMEQMNKMGGIGSILNMLPGMGGKMKDIEGMIDEKAMDRTKSIILSMTPQERSNPSILNISRKNRIARGAGVDVSEVNRLVKQFEQSKKMMKQMPGLMGGKAGKRGGGFKLPFGL, encoded by the coding sequence ATGGCATTTGAAAGCTTGACAGATAAACTGCAGAATGTATTTAAGAAGTTGCGAAGCAAGGGCCGCCTGACAGAGGAGGACGTTAAGCTTGCCCTTAAGGAAGTAAAGATGGCTCTGTTAGAGGCAGACGTAAACTTTAAGGTTGTGAAGCAGTTTACTAAATCTGTACAGGAGCAGGCAATCGGACAGGACGTTATGAGTGGTCTGAATCCGGGTCAGATGGTGATCAAGATTGTTAATGATGAACTTGTGAAATTAATGGGAAGTGAGACAACAGATCTGCCTCTTCGCCCGGGAAATGAGATCACAGTGTTCATGATGGCAGGTCTGCAGGGTGCAGGTAAGACCACCACAGTTGCGAAGCTTGCAGGTAAGCTGAAATCCAAAGGTAAGAAACCTCTTTTAGTAGCCTGCGATGTTTACCGTCCGGCGGCTATCACACAGCTGCAGGTCAACGGCGAGAAACAGGGCGTGGAAGTATTTTCCATGGGAGATAAGCAGAAGCCTGTGGATATTGCGAAAGCAGCCATAGAGCATGCGAAGGCAAATCAGCAGAATGTTGTACTTATCGATACAGCCGGTCGTCTTCATGTTGATGAAGATATGATGCAGGAACTTGCAGATATCAAGGCGAACATTCAGGTAGATGCAACCATCCTCATCGTAGATGCGATGACCGGACAGGATGCGGTAAATGTGGCAAGCACATTTGCTGATAAAGTAGGAATCGACGGTGTCATTCTTACCAAGATGGATGGTGATACCCGAGGCGGTGCAGCCCTTTCTATCAAGGCAGTAACCGGTAAGCCTATTCTGTATGTAGGTATGGGCGAGAAACTTTCTGATCTGGAGCAGTTCTATCCGGAACGTATGGCTTCCAGAATCCTTGGTATGGGTGATGTCATGAGTCTGATCGAGAAAGCAGAAGCTTCCATCGATAAAGAACAGGCGCAGGACATGCAGAAGAAGTTAAAGAAAATGGACTTTGACTTCAACGATTACCTTACCAGTATGGAACAGATGAACAAGATGGGCGGTATCGGCAGTATCCTGAATATGCTTCCAGGTATGGGCGGTAAGATGAAGGATATTGAGGGAATGATCGATGAGAAAGCCATGGACAGAACCAAGTCAATTATCCTTTCCATGACACCTCAGGAGAGAAGTAATCCGTCAATACTGAACATTTCCAGAAAGAACCGTATTGCCAGAGGTGCAGGAGTAGATGTCTCTGAAGTAAACCGTCTGGTGAAACAGTTTGAGCAGAGCAAGAAGATGATGAAACAGATGCCTGGTCTTATGGGCGGAAAAGCCGGTAAGCGCGGCGGTGGATTTAAACTTCCGTTCGGACTGTAA
- the rpsP gene encoding 30S ribosomal protein S16, translating into MAVKIRLRRMGQKKAPFYRIVVADSRCKRDGRCIEEIGTYDPNLEPSAVTVDEEAAKKWLAAGAQPTDVVAKILKDAGIEK; encoded by the coding sequence ATGGCAGTTAAAATCAGATTAAGAAGAATGGGACAGAAGAAAGCACCTTTTTATAGAATCGTAGTTGCAGATTCCCGTTGCAAACGTGATGGAAGATGTATCGAAGAAATCGGAACATACGATCCAAACCTTGAGCCAAGCGCTGTAACAGTTGATGAAGAAGCAGCTAAAAAATGGCTTGCAGCAGGAGCTCAGCCTACAGATGTTGTAGCAAAAATCCTCAAAGATGCCGGAATTGAAAAATAA
- a CDS encoding KH domain-containing protein: MKELVEVIAKSLVENPDEVVVTETEKEDAIIVELKVGPADMGKVIGRQGRIAKAIRTVVKAASSKSSKKVIVDILQ, encoded by the coding sequence ATGAAAGAATTAGTGGAAGTAATTGCAAAATCTCTTGTTGAAAATCCGGATGAAGTAGTTGTTACTGAGACAGAAAAGGAAGACGCAATCATCGTTGAACTGAAAGTCGGACCTGCTGACATGGGCAAGGTTATCGGACGGCAGGGAAGAATTGCGAAAGCGATCCGAACTGTGGTAAAAGCAGCTTCTTCAAAAAGCAGCAAAAAAGTGATTGTAGATATTCTGCAATGA
- the rimM gene encoding ribosome maturation factor RimM (Essential for efficient processing of 16S rRNA): protein MEDLLKVGVITTTHGIRGEVKVYPTTDADRFLDLEYVLLDTGREKRKLEIENVKYFKNLVILKFRGIDNINDIEMYKKRELWIPREEAQELEEDEYYIADLIGMDVVLEDGSKFGTLKDVMETGANDVYVVEDDKGEEILLPAIRECILDVDVEKNVMTIHLMKGLI, encoded by the coding sequence ATGGAAGATTTATTAAAAGTTGGTGTGATCACTACGACACACGGAATACGCGGGGAAGTAAAAGTATATCCTACCACAGATGCAGACAGATTTCTGGATCTGGAATATGTTCTGCTTGACACAGGCAGAGAGAAAAGAAAGCTTGAAATAGAGAATGTTAAGTATTTCAAGAACCTTGTAATCCTGAAATTCAGGGGAATTGATAATATTAATGATATAGAGATGTATAAAAAAAGAGAACTCTGGATCCCGAGAGAAGAAGCGCAGGAGCTGGAAGAAGATGAATATTACATTGCAGACCTGATCGGTATGGATGTAGTTCTCGAAGACGGAAGCAAATTTGGAACTCTGAAAGATGTAATGGAAACAGGCGCTAATGATGTCTATGTAGTAGAGGATGACAAAGGCGAAGAAATTCTGCTCCCTGCTATCAGGGAATGTATCCTTGATGTGGATGTGGAGAAGAATGTAATGACCATTCATCTGATGAAAGGATTAATATAA
- the trmD gene encoding tRNA (guanosine(37)-N1)-methyltransferase TrmD, which produces MNFHVLTLFPEMIENGMNTSITGRAITKGLLTLEAVNIRDYAFNKHQKVDDYTYGGGAGMLMQAEPVYLAYEAIANRTAKKPRVVYLTPQGQVFNQAMAREMAQEEDLVFLCGHYEGIDERVLEEIVTDYVSIGDYVLTGGELPAMVMMDSISRMVPGVLNNQESGETESFAGNLLEYPQYSRPEEWHGKKVPEVLMSGHHANIEKWRREQSIYRTAKRRPDLLKKADLTNKEWNYVRQLRKQWKEEEEQIK; this is translated from the coding sequence ATGAATTTTCATGTTTTAACCCTGTTTCCGGAGATGATTGAAAATGGCATGAATACCAGCATTACCGGACGTGCGATCACAAAAGGTCTCCTCACACTGGAGGCAGTGAACATTCGTGATTATGCATTCAATAAGCACCAGAAAGTGGATGATTATACCTATGGCGGCGGTGCCGGAATGCTGATGCAGGCAGAACCGGTTTACCTTGCTTATGAGGCGATTGCAAACCGTACGGCAAAAAAGCCAAGAGTTGTATATCTGACTCCTCAGGGGCAGGTATTTAACCAGGCTATGGCCAGAGAAATGGCGCAGGAAGAGGATCTGGTATTCCTTTGTGGACACTATGAGGGAATTGATGAGCGTGTTCTGGAGGAAATCGTCACAGATTACGTATCTATCGGAGATTACGTGCTTACAGGCGGCGAACTTCCTGCAATGGTCATGATGGATTCCATTTCAAGAATGGTTCCGGGTGTACTGAACAATCAGGAGTCCGGTGAGACAGAATCCTTTGCAGGAAACCTTCTGGAGTATCCGCAGTACAGCCGTCCGGAAGAGTGGCATGGCAAAAAAGTACCGGAGGTTCTTATGTCCGGTCATCACGCAAATATAGAAAAGTGGCGCAGAGAGCAGTCAATTTACCGCACGGCAAAAAGACGCCCGGATCTTCTTAAGAAAGCTGATCTGACAAACAAAGAATGGAACTATGTGCGCCAGTTAAGGAAACAGTGGAAGGAAGAAGAGGAGCAGATAAAATGA
- the queA gene encoding tRNA preQ1(34) S-adenosylmethionine ribosyltransferase-isomerase QueA, with amino-acid sequence MKTSDFYYDLPQELIAQDPLEDRSSSRLMHLSLKDGSIEHRHFTDVLDYMEEGDCLVINDTKVIPARLYGHKEETGALIEILLLKRRENDIWECLVKPGKKARPGAKITFGNGILKGEIIDVVDEGNRLIQFHYEGIFEEILDQLGEMPLPPYITHKLKDKNRYQTVYAKNEGSAAAPTAGLHFTKELLEKVKEKGVNIAHVTLHVGLGTFRPVKVDDVESHHMHSEFYIVEEDQAKLINDTKKAGKRVIAVGTTSCRTLESATGEDGILKSGSGWTEIFIYPGYHFKMIDALITNFHLPESTLVMLVSALAGKENIMHAYETAVQEKYRFFSFGDAMIII; translated from the coding sequence ATGAAAACATCAGATTTTTATTATGACCTTCCTCAGGAACTGATCGCTCAGGATCCTCTGGAGGACAGAAGTTCATCCAGACTGATGCATCTGTCTTTAAAAGATGGCAGCATTGAGCATCGCCATTTCACAGATGTTCTGGATTATATGGAAGAGGGAGACTGCCTGGTCATCAACGATACAAAGGTAATCCCTGCCCGGTTATACGGACATAAAGAAGAGACAGGAGCACTGATCGAGATCCTGCTTCTGAAGCGAAGAGAGAATGATATCTGGGAGTGTCTGGTAAAACCCGGAAAGAAGGCACGCCCGGGTGCTAAGATCACATTTGGAAATGGTATTTTAAAAGGTGAGATCATTGATGTGGTGGACGAGGGAAACCGTCTGATCCAGTTCCATTATGAAGGAATCTTTGAAGAAATCCTGGATCAGCTTGGCGAAATGCCTCTGCCGCCTTATATTACACATAAACTGAAAGATAAGAACCGTTATCAGACAGTTTATGCAAAGAACGAAGGCTCCGCAGCAGCACCGACAGCAGGATTGCACTTTACTAAAGAGCTTCTTGAAAAAGTAAAGGAAAAAGGCGTCAATATCGCTCATGTGACTCTTCATGTAGGTCTCGGAACTTTCCGCCCTGTCAAAGTAGATGACGTGGAAAGCCACCATATGCATTCCGAATTCTACATAGTAGAGGAGGATCAGGCAAAGCTGATCAATGACACAAAGAAGGCAGGTAAACGTGTAATAGCAGTAGGAACCACAAGCTGCAGAACACTGGAATCTGCAACAGGAGAAGATGGAATTCTGAAATCCGGAAGCGGATGGACAGAAATCTTTATCTATCCGGGCTATCATTTCAAAATGATCGATGCCCTGATCACAAATTTCCACCTGCCGGAATCCACACTTGTGATGCTGGTGTCTGCGCTGGCAGGCAAGGAGAATATCATGCATGCCTATGAGACTGCAGTGCAGGAGAAATATCGTTTCTTCTCCTTTGGAGACGCCATGATTATCATATAA
- a CDS encoding CapA family protein, translated as MSLQSNKRNQTKSSSARRKDIYKKSKYYQEKRQKLLIATGIGIFVLVFILILAGIRGCSNYMSSRQAAAKKTVSMNASKDNSQKASSDSQNTDSSNATVSSPVSLTLSVVGDCTLGTDETFDYDTSLNAYYENYGADYFLQNVKDIFSTDDLTIANFEGTLTDSDEREDKTFAFKAPASYASILTGGSVEAVNTANNHSHDYGEQSFNDTLAALDDAGIVHFGYDETAVMDVKGIKVGLVGIYELYDHLEREQQLKDNIAKVKADGAQLIVVIFHWGNETETVPDSNQTTLGRIAIDEGADLVCGHHPHVLQGIETYKGRNIVYSLGNFCFGGNSSPSDMDTMIYQQTFTIDADGVKKDNVTNIIPCSISSAAYDGYNNYQPTPAEGDEATRILGKINERSSWISTAEGSTFTAKYNNNNDSQSSSADTAASDSDIVDMNSSASDDTDAETYDESYDTDNSGAE; from the coding sequence ATGAGCCTACAATCCAACAAGCGAAACCAGACGAAATCTTCTTCTGCACGCAGGAAAGACATCTACAAAAAATCAAAATACTATCAGGAAAAAAGGCAAAAATTGCTGATTGCAACAGGTATCGGTATCTTTGTTCTGGTTTTTATACTTATTCTGGCAGGTATCCGCGGATGCAGCAACTATATGAGTTCCAGACAGGCAGCAGCCAAAAAAACTGTTTCCATGAACGCTTCTAAGGACAACAGCCAGAAAGCATCCTCAGATTCTCAGAACACGGATTCCTCCAATGCTACAGTATCTTCTCCTGTTTCTCTGACACTCAGTGTTGTCGGTGACTGCACTCTTGGCACAGATGAAACTTTTGATTATGATACCAGCTTAAATGCTTATTATGAAAATTACGGTGCAGATTATTTCCTGCAGAATGTAAAAGATATTTTCTCCACAGATGATCTGACTATTGCAAATTTTGAGGGAACACTCACCGATTCTGATGAACGGGAGGATAAAACATTTGCATTTAAAGCACCCGCATCCTATGCCTCTATTCTGACAGGCGGATCTGTAGAAGCCGTAAATACCGCTAACAATCACAGTCATGATTATGGTGAGCAGAGTTTCAATGATACTCTGGCAGCATTGGACGACGCAGGGATTGTGCATTTCGGATATGATGAAACTGCTGTTATGGATGTAAAAGGAATCAAAGTAGGATTAGTCGGTATCTATGAACTGTATGACCATCTTGAGCGCGAGCAGCAGTTAAAAGACAATATTGCAAAAGTAAAGGCAGACGGGGCACAGCTGATCGTAGTGATCTTCCACTGGGGTAATGAAACGGAAACCGTTCCGGACAGCAACCAGACAACACTTGGACGCATCGCGATCGATGAAGGCGCTGATCTTGTATGCGGACATCATCCGCATGTACTTCAGGGTATTGAAACTTATAAAGGCAGGAATATTGTATACAGCCTCGGAAACTTCTGCTTCGGCGGCAACAGTTCTCCAAGTGATATGGATACCATGATCTACCAGCAGACCTTTACTATTGATGCCGATGGGGTAAAAAAAGACAACGTGACCAATATCATTCCCTGCTCCATTTCTTCTGCTGCCTATGATGGATATAATAATTATCAGCCAACTCCGGCAGAAGGTGATGAGGCAACAAGAATCCTTGGAAAAATCAATGAGCGGAGTTCCTGGATTTCTACTGCAGAAGGCAGTACTTTTACTGCAAAATATAACAATAATAACGACTCCCAGAGCAGTTCTGCAGATACAGCTGCTTCAGATAGCGATATCGTTGATATGAACAGTTCAGCTTCAGATGACACAGACGCAGAGACATACGACGAATCCTATGATACTGATAATTCGGGCGCCGAATAA
- a CDS encoding flavodoxin family protein, which produces MKTLIFNGSPRKNGETAYMIRTLQENLGGDFKVVNAYRADIRPCIDCRWCFDHAGCAVKDEWQEVLSYIEECDHIIMASPVYFEEVTGMLLAVMSRLQTYFSARYIRKEEPVPKKKTGAVLLTAGSIGPREKAESTAEMLLRQMSCDSLGTVYVNRTDKVPVRDREDIIQEIKDLAGRLRTAE; this is translated from the coding sequence ATGAAAACATTGATATTCAACGGTTCACCGAGAAAGAACGGTGAAACTGCATATATGATCCGGACTCTGCAGGAAAATCTTGGAGGGGATTTTAAGGTGGTTAATGCCTACAGGGCAGATATCCGACCGTGTATAGACTGCAGATGGTGTTTTGACCATGCAGGATGCGCAGTCAAAGATGAATGGCAGGAGGTTCTTTCGTACATTGAAGAATGTGACCATATTATTATGGCATCTCCTGTATATTTTGAGGAGGTTACGGGAATGCTTCTTGCTGTGATGAGCAGACTGCAGACCTATTTCAGCGCAAGATATATCCGTAAAGAAGAACCTGTTCCTAAGAAGAAAACAGGAGCAGTTCTGCTGACAGCAGGAAGTATCGGACCCAGAGAAAAAGCGGAAAGTACGGCAGAGATGCTGCTTCGTCAGATGAGCTGTGACAGTCTGGGGACTGTATATGTAAACCGTACAGACAAAGTGCCGGTCAGAGACAGAGAAGATATCATACAGGAAATAAAAGATCTGGCAGGCAGATTGAGAACAGCAGAATAA
- a CDS encoding 2-hydroxyacid dehydrogenase encodes MKILFYGTKNYDEEFFEKLLPSYPGITIKFTEANIHEETASLAKGYEAICAFVNADLSTPVIEELNAQGVKLILMRCAGYNNVDLETAHKFGMKVLRVPGYSPEAVAEHAMALALTANRHTHKAYIKCRENNFSLSGLMGLNFYQKTAGIIGTGKIGQAMAKICKGFGMRVIAYDLFPNKSLDYLEYVSLDELLATSDLISLHCPLTEETKHIINEETIAKMKDGVILVNTSRGGLIKTEDLISGIRDHKFFAVGLDVYEEETDFVFEDMSERILQSSITQRLLSFPNVVMTSHQGFFTKEALTNIAETTLENAKAFMDGNELKNEVLS; translated from the coding sequence ATGAAAATCTTATTTTACGGCACAAAAAACTACGACGAAGAATTTTTCGAGAAGCTTCTTCCTTCCTATCCGGGAATTACAATTAAATTTACCGAAGCAAATATTCACGAAGAAACTGCTTCCCTTGCAAAAGGATATGAGGCAATCTGCGCTTTTGTAAACGCTGATCTGAGCACTCCTGTTATCGAAGAGCTGAATGCTCAGGGTGTAAAACTGATTCTTATGCGCTGCGCAGGATATAACAATGTAGATCTGGAAACTGCTCACAAATTCGGAATGAAGGTTCTGCGTGTTCCGGGATATTCTCCGGAAGCTGTGGCTGAGCATGCAATGGCACTTGCGCTGACAGCAAACCGCCACACACATAAAGCATACATCAAATGCCGCGAAAACAACTTCTCTTTAAGTGGTCTGATGGGACTTAATTTCTATCAGAAAACTGCCGGAATCATTGGTACCGGAAAAATTGGCCAGGCAATGGCAAAAATCTGCAAAGGTTTTGGTATGAGAGTTATCGCTTACGATCTTTTCCCGAATAAGAGCCTGGATTATCTGGAATATGTATCTCTGGATGAGCTTCTGGCAACCAGTGATCTCATCAGTCTTCACTGCCCGCTTACAGAAGAAACCAAACACATCATCAATGAAGAAACTATCGCCAAAATGAAAGATGGTGTAATTCTTGTAAACACTTCCCGCGGCGGCCTGATCAAGACAGAGGACCTGATCTCCGGAATCCGTGATCATAAGTTCTTTGCAGTAGGACTGGATGTTTATGAAGAAGAAACTGATTTCGTATTCGAGGATATGTCCGAGCGTATTCTGCAGAGCTCCATTACCCAGCGCCTGCTCTCCTTCCCGAATGTAGTGATGACTTCTCATCAGGGATTCTTTACAAAAGAAGCACTGACTAACATTGCCGAGACTACTCTCGAAAATGCGAAAGCATTTATGGATGGGAACGAACTGAAGAACGAGGTTCTTTCCTGA
- the aroA gene encoding 3-phosphoshikimate 1-carboxyvinyltransferase produces MEIKKQTNLRGELTVPGDKSISHRAVMFGSLAQGTTKITHFLEGADCLSTISCFRKMGIDIERNASEILVHGKGLHGLSAPSETLDVGNSGTTTRLISGILAGQSFTSELNGDASIQSRPMKRIMTPLLSMGADIVSLRGNGCAPLRITGRPLHAAHYQSPVASAQVKSCVLLAGMYADGITSVTEPVLSRNHTEIMLNYFGANVNSRGTTASIEPEPVLNGREIKVPGDISSAAYFIAAGLLTPGSEILLKNVGINPTRDGMLRVCKAMGADITLLNASTEGEPTADLLIRTSSLHGTTVEGEIIPTLIDEIPMIAVMAAFAEGTTVIRDAQELKVKESDRIAVVTEGLKRMGADIQPTDDGMIIHGGKPLHGAEINSYLDHRIAMSFAVAGTICDGTLTIKDGDCVKISYPEFYENLYSLGK; encoded by the coding sequence ATGGAAATAAAAAAACAGACAAACCTCAGAGGAGAACTCACTGTACCCGGAGATAAATCCATTTCTCATCGTGCAGTCATGTTCGGTTCTCTTGCACAGGGTACTACAAAGATCACACATTTTCTTGAGGGAGCTGACTGCCTCTCTACAATCTCCTGTTTCCGGAAAATGGGAATCGATATTGAAAGAAATGCTTCCGAAATCCTCGTTCATGGAAAGGGACTTCACGGACTCAGTGCTCCGTCTGAAACTCTGGATGTGGGAAACAGCGGGACTACCACAAGACTGATCTCCGGAATTCTGGCAGGACAGTCTTTTACCAGCGAATTAAACGGCGACGCTTCCATTCAGTCCCGTCCAATGAAAAGGATTATGACTCCTCTTCTGTCTATGGGCGCTGATATCGTAAGTCTGAGGGGCAATGGATGCGCACCTTTGCGTATTACAGGAAGGCCTTTACATGCCGCTCATTATCAGTCACCGGTTGCTTCCGCACAGGTAAAATCCTGCGTGCTTCTGGCTGGTATGTATGCAGATGGGATTACCAGCGTTACTGAGCCGGTACTTTCCAGAAATCATACGGAGATCATGCTGAATTATTTCGGCGCAAATGTAAATTCCCGGGGAACAACTGCTTCTATTGAACCGGAGCCTGTGCTGAACGGACGCGAGATTAAAGTTCCCGGAGATATTTCTTCTGCTGCTTACTTTATCGCAGCAGGGCTTCTTACTCCCGGAAGTGAGATTCTTCTTAAAAATGTAGGCATTAATCCAACCAGAGACGGAATGCTTCGTGTATGTAAGGCTATGGGGGCTGATATTACTCTGCTGAATGCAAGTACAGAGGGTGAGCCTACCGCTGACCTGCTGATCCGCACAAGCAGTCTTCACGGAACCACTGTTGAGGGTGAGATCATTCCCACACTGATCGATGAAATCCCGATGATCGCTGTAATGGCAGCTTTTGCAGAGGGGACTACTGTTATCAGGGACGCACAGGAGCTGAAGGTAAAAGAATCCGACCGTATCGCAGTGGTAACAGAAGGACTGAAACGCATGGGAGCTGATATTCAGCCGACTGATGACGGAATGATCATCCATGGAGGAAAGCCACTTCATGGTGCCGAGATCAATTCTTATCTTGATCACCGTATTGCCATGTCCTTTGCTGTTGCAGGTACAATTTGTGACGGTACACTTACTATCAAAGATGGGGACTGCGTTAAAATTTCCTATCCGGAATTCTATGAAAATCTGTACTCTCTCGGAAAATAG
- a CDS encoding prephenate dehydrogenase, producing the protein MKTIGFIGLGLIGGSIAKAIRKYHEDYRLLAYDQDRETLAAAVSSNMIDAVCEEHDERFRSCDYIFLCAPVEFNVKYLEYFKDNIGPDTILTDVGSVKGIIHKEVERLGMESRFIGGHPMAGSEKTGFEASSDRLIENAYYIITPGGEVALERLTDFTEMISSLGAIPMVLTSEEHDFITAGVSHLPHIIASALVNLVNMLDSDQEYMKTIAAGGFRDITRIASSSPIMWEQICVENNQNISNVLDDYIRLLVQIKCFVDNKDSRSLYQMFASSRDYRDSIDVVDNGLLKKAYVLYLDIADEAGGIATIATILAMEKISIKNIGIIHNREFEEGVLKIEFYDGISMEKGAALLKKRNYIVYER; encoded by the coding sequence ATGAAAACTATCGGTTTTATCGGTCTCGGACTGATTGGCGGATCAATTGCCAAGGCCATCCGAAAATACCATGAAGACTACCGACTTCTTGCTTATGATCAGGATCGGGAAACACTTGCTGCAGCAGTAAGCAGCAATATGATCGATGCTGTATGCGAAGAACATGATGAACGTTTCAGGAGCTGCGATTATATTTTCCTGTGTGCTCCTGTAGAATTTAATGTAAAATATCTTGAATATTTCAAAGACAATATCGGTCCTGACACGATCCTCACAGATGTTGGAAGTGTCAAGGGCATTATCCATAAAGAAGTAGAACGTCTTGGAATGGAATCCCGTTTTATCGGAGGTCATCCAATGGCCGGTTCTGAGAAGACCGGATTCGAAGCTTCCAGTGACCGTCTGATTGAGAATGCTTACTATATTATTACTCCGGGCGGTGAAGTTGCACTGGAACGCCTGACAGATTTCACAGAGATGATTTCTTCCCTTGGTGCGATCCCGATGGTCCTTACAAGTGAAGAACACGATTTCATCACTGCCGGAGTCAGCCATCTGCCTCATATTATTGCTTCTGCACTGGTAAATCTTGTCAATATGCTGGACAGTGATCAGGAATATATGAAAACGATTGCAGCCGGAGGTTTCCGTGATATCACACGTATTGCTTCTTCTTCTCCAATTATGTGGGAGCAGATCTGTGTGGAAAATAATCAGAATATCTCCAATGTTCTGGATGACTACATCCGCCTGCTGGTTCAGATCAAATGTTTTGTGGATAACAAGGACTCCAGGAGTCTGTATCAGATGTTTGCAAGTTCCAGGGATTACCGTGATTCTATTGATGTGGTAGACAATGGTCTGCTGAAAAAGGCTTATGTCCTGTATCTTGATATTGCGGATGAGGCCGGCGGTATTGCTACGATTGCCACTATCCTTGCAATGGAGAAGATCAGCATTAAAAATATCGGTATCATTCACAACCGTGAATTTGAGGAAGGTGTCCTCAAAATTGAATTCTACGACGGAATCTCTATGGAAAAGGGTGCCGCACTCCTTAAAAAAAGAAATTATATTGTCTACGAACGCTAA